Proteins from a genomic interval of Bradyrhizobium sp. CCGB01:
- a CDS encoding serine/threonine protein kinase, translating to MSLPKDDAATLSARWTEGVLLKRDVFSTVERGRFRGDSGEVDAVLRRLDEVPWWSFLLARHLFAREKHALALAKGLNVGPELLWAGRRALVRGFVDGVALHLAKPHGDLAYFRSAKAALRRLRRAGICHNDLAKEQNWLVGRDGRAYVTDFQLAACFNRRGRLYRILAYEDLRHLLKHKRSYAPESLTPRERKILAKKSFAASLWLATGKKVYRAITRGLFNFTDREGGGRRLVNDAPVLAELIRKNPAVRDTAIVAFADRRSGVGLYAFVEADLATLEGELRSELTAAKGPKPPEHIQVVHALPRDGSGKPRTEILQLVAMNQLDLIEPMMKNDQDRAFLKDILEQRKNLRDRFNFEADLPTS from the coding sequence ATGAGTCTCCCCAAAGACGACGCCGCGACACTGTCGGCGCGCTGGACCGAGGGCGTGCTGCTGAAGCGCGACGTGTTCTCGACCGTCGAGCGCGGTCGCTTCCGCGGCGACAGCGGCGAGGTCGACGCGGTGCTGCGCCGGCTCGACGAAGTGCCGTGGTGGTCATTCCTGCTGGCGCGCCACCTGTTCGCACGCGAGAAGCATGCGCTCGCCCTCGCCAAGGGGCTGAATGTCGGCCCTGAGCTGCTGTGGGCCGGCCGCCGCGCGCTGGTGCGCGGCTTCGTCGACGGCGTTGCGCTGCATCTGGCCAAGCCGCATGGCGATCTCGCCTATTTCCGCTCGGCCAAGGCGGCGCTGCGCCGGCTGCGCCGCGCCGGCATCTGCCACAACGATCTCGCCAAGGAACAGAACTGGCTGGTCGGTCGCGACGGCCGCGCCTATGTGACCGACTTCCAGCTCGCGGCCTGCTTCAATCGCCGCGGCCGGCTCTATCGCATCCTCGCGTATGAAGATCTCCGCCATCTGCTCAAGCACAAGCGCTCTTATGCGCCGGAATCGCTGACGCCGCGCGAACGAAAAATCCTCGCCAAGAAATCGTTCGCGGCAAGCCTGTGGCTCGCCACCGGCAAGAAAGTCTACCGCGCGATCACGCGCGGCCTGTTCAATTTCACCGACCGCGAGGGCGGCGGCCGCCGGCTGGTCAACGACGCGCCGGTGCTGGCCGAGCTGATCCGCAAGAATCCGGCCGTGCGCGACACCGCCATCGTCGCGTTTGCCGACCGCCGCTCCGGCGTCGGGCTCTATGCCTTCGTCGAGGCCGATCTGGCCACGCTCGAGGGCGAGCTTCGGAGCGAGCTCACCGCTGCGAAGGGCCCGAAGCCGCCGGAGCACATCCAGGTCGTCCACGCGCTGCCCCGTGATGGCAGCGGCAAGCCGCGGACCGAGATCCTGCAGCTGGTCGCCATGAACCAGCTCGATCTGATCGAGCCGATGATGAAGAACGACCAGGACCGCGCCTTCCTCAAGGACATCCTGGAGCAGCGCAAGAACCTGCGCGACCGCTTCAATTTCGAGGCGGACCTGCCGACCAGCTAG